The DNA region TCAAGAATTATTGGTTCATGGAACACCTGAACAAATCACTAAACGTGTGCATGAATTGAAGAACGTTTTCCCAACAGGCTTGATAATTTCACCAAGTCATGAAGCAATTTTACCAGATATTGCACCAGAAAATATCGAAGCACTTTTTAAAGCAGTGAAAGAATAATTACCCTTGACAAGGCGTCTAAATTAAGAACGATATCCTTACTTTGGATTCCTAACCCTTACACCTAATACTTAAATAACAAATAATGATTACACCAAACCCGATATTTGGAACTGGCCTACATGCGATAGGTGGTATTTCTGCTGCAAGTTGTTACATGCCATTCGAAAAAGTAAAAAACTGGTCTTGGGGCGTATTTTGGATCGTGCAAGCTCTTTTTGCATGGCTTCTTATGCCTTTAGTGATTGGCTATTTTACCATTCCTGATTTATTTACCGTATTGTCTAAAGCGCCCGCCTCAGTATTTTGGCCAGCCTTATTGCTAGGGTCAGTTTATGGCTTTGGTGGCTTGTCGTTTGGCTATGCCATTCGGAACATTGGCTATTCATTAACCTATACAATATCAATTGGAATTTCGGCTGTTTTAGGCACGGTAATTCCTCTGATTCTAAATGGTCAATTAATCGAACAATTTACCAAAGTTGGTGGCGACATTGTACTTTTGGGTATGATTGCATCTATTTTAGGTGTTGCCCTTTGCGGTAGAGCAGGCTTCTTAAAAGAGAAGTTTATATCTTCAAAAACAAAGGGAAAAGGGAGTACGTTCAATATGAAAAAAGGTCTAGCATTGACCTTAGTAGCTGGATCCTTATCGGCAATTTGGGGCGTATCTTTAGAGGTAGGACAACCAATTTCAGATATCGCTGCAGAGCATGGTGCTGGTCATTTTGAAGGAAATGCTAAATTAATCGTATCCTCTCTCGGATGTTTACTTACGAATCTTATTTGGTTTGGAATTGTAACCTTCAAAGATGGCTCAATTAAAACATTATTTTCGATTAAGGAAACTGGAACGAAAAGATACCTGAGCAATTTTTCACTTTCCGCCTTAGCAGGATCATTATGGTACATGCAATTCTTCTTTTACGGATTAGGTCATGTACGCATGGGCTCCTTTCAATTTTCAAGCTGGGTTCTGCACATGTCAATGTTGATATTTTTCAGCTATATCATTGGCGTATTAATGAAAGAATGGAAAGATGTTAACCGAAAAACATATATCGTTCTAATTATTGCCCTTATTGTTTTAGTCATATCGTTTGTAATCATGACTTACGGAAGCTATATCGGAGAATTAGCGAACGGATCGCATTAAATAGAAAAAATTAAAGAACCAATCCTCGGGTTGTTGAGATAAAGTTTGAAATGTTCTCAAGGTTTCAAATTCTACTCTTAGCAACCTTTTTTTTTTGTTTAAACATCAATTTTACATCATACACGCACCTTTAATAAGCCAATAATCAAACAGATCCGTTTAAAAATAAGAAAATCATAAATACATCTTAATCAGACCTTAAAAATGTATAGCTTTGTCGCTGCTTAAAAAACATGGAGAGTACTTGTACTTTCTGCAGAAAGTTAAGTGTTTATCCCATTAGAAAATTTAGAAAGAATACCTATGAAGCGTATCAATGCATACAAGAAATTATTTGATGTAGATCAAGATACTGATCTTAAGAAATTAAAGTCAAAATATAGAAGTTTAGTGAAAGAATGGCATCCTGATAAATTTCAATCTGATGATGAAAAGTTTGCTGAGGCAGAAGTGAAAAGTCGCGAGATTATCGATGCTTACCACTTTTTAGTTAGCATTGCTCCAGAAACTATTGAAGCAAACCTAGAAGAATATACTGCAACAACCACAGAATCGGGTATTGCTGATTACAAGCACAAAGGTTTATTGCTAGAAATTTCATTTTTAGATGGTACTACCTACGAATACTTTGGTGTACCAAAAAATGTATTCAACAAATTTATCAATTCAGATAAGCAATATCGTTTTGCTAAAAGAAGCATTTTCAATACTTACACGTATCGTAAATCGAAAAAGGATGCAGTAGCAGCCTAAACTATACTCAATGCGGTTCATGATCTTAAATTCTTATAAGATCATGAATTGCATTAGATCAATCTCTCCCGAATACAAGTTTAGTCTGTTTTTAACCATCCAGTAATGCTTAACCTTGGCTGATGGCTCAGTAAAACTTCATGCAGAAGTTCACTACTCTTAAAAAAGACACATTTCCCATTAAGTGGCGTAATCTTTTGTTGGTGATTCGAATGATGAATACACAATTCTCCACCATCGCCCAGTTTCCAATCCACATTTAAGTACATGATCATTGTGAAGGCTCTCCCCTTGTTATTCACGAACTGATCGAGATGTTTCTTGTACAAAGTCCCCTTTTCATAAAGAGCATAATGAAATTCATATCCTGTTATTCCTGTATAACAAGTTCTATTTAGGTAGTCAATAAAACGATCCATCAATTCAAAAAAGCTGTCTTCATGTTCGTCTTGATGTTTAGGATCGAGCCAATAGATTTTATCGCTACGGATTGACTTGTTGTGGATCAAATCGGTTTTGTTTCCGATTCCCGCTGTCTGCATTTGATTATGCGACAACAGATTTAATAAATTTCCTTTGAGCTTAGAAGCCAGAGCCTCGCTCAAGAAATTATCTGTTAAGCCAACATTATTGTCTAAATATGTGCTGACCAAATCCTCGAAAGTTGTATTCAATTGAATGAATTAATATGTATGCGAAACAAATTCGCTGAACAACAAGGTAGACTATTAAAATGAGACTATAAGCTAGTCACCCCACTATTAAAGAAAGTTGATACCACCACCCCAAATAAAATCTAATCATTACTTTTCAAATCAAATATTATTGATAAATTTAAAAAGAAGAGATTTTAGAGATATTAAAAAACTAGAAATTTAGGATTATGAGTTTTGGTGGTTCAGTACAAGCAATGATTGTTTCGATTAAAAACAATGCGAGAAATAGGACAAATGTTTTTAAAAAAGGTAAAAATGAAAACGAAACTGCTCACATTCATAAGAATTCTTTACAATTCAAAACTGTACCTGCTGATGAATTAGAGATCATTAAAAAAAACATTAGAGAAAAAGCCCAAAAGGAAAACAAAAAGCGACGAATTATAGCCGGTATTATCATCATCCCCATCCTCGTTGGTATATTCTTTACTGTTCGATATAAAATAAGTCAGTATACTAATAAAGTGGAAGACCGCAGATCATACGAATCTTCTGTTGTTGATGACAAAACAGATCGTTTATTAAAAGACAGCAACTATTGGCTGAAGAATGGTAATTACCTCAACGCAAAAAAATTACTGTATAAAGCTTATCAAATAAATCCTGGAGATTATCATATCAATTATGCAAATGCGAATGTTTACGTTTTAGATTGTGTTGAAAATGGTGTTGGGTGTAAATCAGCAGACAGAATGGTTAATGGCATGATAGAAAAGTATGGTAATGAAGACGAGTTACTCGCATTAAAGTCACTTCTCGAACAAAAATAAACTTACCGCCAACCTTCTTTGTTTACTTACTAAATAGTTTTTACTTTACGCAAAACAGCTTAAAATGAAAACAAACCTACTAGAAAACTTCTCCAAGATCAAAGACTATTTTTCGCCAAAGGTAATTGGTGAAGTGAATGATGCCTACGTTAAAATTGCCAAAATAAAAGGCGATGAATTGCCATGGCACGATCATAAAAATGAAGATGAGTTGTTCTTTATAATTGAAGGGAATTTATTAATGGAAGTTGAAGGTTTAGAGCCTTTCGAGATGGCAACTGGAGACCTATACATTGTTAAAAAAGGAACACAACACAGAGTATCCTCAAAGGAAGAATGCAAAATAATGCTTATCGAAAACAAGACTACGGCTCATACTGGAGATGTTGAATCTTCAATTACCAAAAATATTAAAGATCAGTTATAATGAGAAAGGTAAAACTATATATCGCCATGAGCTTGAATGGCAAAATAGCTAGAAAAGGTGGAGAGGTAGATTGGCTTGAAGCAATTCCAAATCCTGCACAAACAGATTATGGATACGAAGCATTTTACAATTCTATTGATACTACAATCATGGGCAAAAAAACCTATGATCAGATCATGAGTTGGGGAATTGATTTTCCATATGCAGGAAAAAAGAATTTTGTTTTTACCAGCCAGACAGATGAAAAGAACACGGAACATGTAAGGTTTTTGACGGAAAATCAAGTCGAAACAATTAAGACTCTTAAGAATCAGGAAGGTAAAGATATTTGGCTAATTGGCGGAGGAAAAATAAATAGTTTGCTTATTGAAGAGAACCTAATTGATGAAATAATTATTTTTGTAATGCCAATTATCTTGCCAAATGGCATCGCTCTTTTCGACACTTTTCTTACCGATAAAGCAATCAATCTTAAAGCGACCAAGTCTCACTCTTCAGGTGTTGTAGAGTTAAAATACGAATTGAATCAATAGCTGAACTAAAGGAAAGAATCATCAGTTAGTATAGGCAATTCACCACCATTAAAATTCACCCGAAGCAAAAGGTAAAATGACTATAAATAAACTTTTTTGCTTCTCATTTGTTTTACTAATATGATAACACATATTTTACTTGTCCACCTACTGATGAATACAAACACATTGAGCATCGCTGAATTCAATTCGAATAGCAAACTTTCTAATTGGCAGATTGTAAACGATGTGGTTATGGGAGGAAGATCAGAATCTGGTTTTTACCTAAATGAAGAAGGAAACGCTGTTTTCAAAGGCTATGTTTCGCTCGAAAACAATGGTGGATTTTCAATGGTGAAAAATATCTTTCCTACTATCGAGGTAAATGAATTCTCAAAAATACTTCTTAAAATTAAGGGAGATGGTAAGCGATATCAATTTAGAGTAAAATCGAATACAAACGAATCTCATTCTTACGTCTCACATTTTTTGACTTCAGGAGAATGGCAAATAATTGAGATTTCTTTATCGGATCTATATCCTACTTTTAGAGGGCGAAAACTAAGCATTCCAAATTACCCAGGTCAGCTATTAGAGGAAGTTGCCATATTGATAGGCAACAAAAAAACAGAAAGTTTTAAGCTTGAAATAAAGTGGATATCTTTGAAATAACCCCTTACATTGGCAAGTAAAAATAGATACCCAAGCCATTTGTGAATATGATATTCCCATACAGAGAATGCTCCAAAAACACTGCATTTAAAGATTTATTGCGAAGATAGGTGTAAGAAAAAATTA from Labilibaculum sp. DW002 includes:
- a CDS encoding cupin domain-containing protein, whose translation is MKTNLLENFSKIKDYFSPKVIGEVNDAYVKIAKIKGDELPWHDHKNEDELFFIIEGNLLMEVEGLEPFEMATGDLYIVKKGTQHRVSSKEECKIMLIENKTTAHTGDVESSITKNIKDQL
- a CDS encoding 2OG-Fe(II) oxygenase; this encodes MNTTFEDLVSTYLDNNVGLTDNFLSEALASKLKGNLLNLLSHNQMQTAGIGNKTDLIHNKSIRSDKIYWLDPKHQDEHEDSFFELMDRFIDYLNRTCYTGITGYEFHYALYEKGTLYKKHLDQFVNNKGRAFTMIMYLNVDWKLGDGGELCIHHSNHQQKITPLNGKCVFFKSSELLHEVLLSHQPRLSITGWLKTD
- a CDS encoding dihydrofolate reductase family protein encodes the protein MRKVKLYIAMSLNGKIARKGGEVDWLEAIPNPAQTDYGYEAFYNSIDTTIMGKKTYDQIMSWGIDFPYAGKKNFVFTSQTDEKNTEHVRFLTENQVETIKTLKNQEGKDIWLIGGGKINSLLIEENLIDEIIIFVMPIILPNGIALFDTFLTDKAINLKATKSHSSGVVELKYELNQ
- a CDS encoding CIA30 family protein; the protein is MNTNTLSIAEFNSNSKLSNWQIVNDVVMGGRSESGFYLNEEGNAVFKGYVSLENNGGFSMVKNIFPTIEVNEFSKILLKIKGDGKRYQFRVKSNTNESHSYVSHFLTSGEWQIIEISLSDLYPTFRGRKLSIPNYPGQLLEEVAILIGNKKTESFKLEIKWISLK
- a CDS encoding L-rhamnose/proton symporter RhaT, which gives rise to MITPNPIFGTGLHAIGGISAASCYMPFEKVKNWSWGVFWIVQALFAWLLMPLVIGYFTIPDLFTVLSKAPASVFWPALLLGSVYGFGGLSFGYAIRNIGYSLTYTISIGISAVLGTVIPLILNGQLIEQFTKVGGDIVLLGMIASILGVALCGRAGFLKEKFISSKTKGKGSTFNMKKGLALTLVAGSLSAIWGVSLEVGQPISDIAAEHGAGHFEGNAKLIVSSLGCLLTNLIWFGIVTFKDGSIKTLFSIKETGTKRYLSNFSLSALAGSLWYMQFFFYGLGHVRMGSFQFSSWVLHMSMLIFFSYIIGVLMKEWKDVNRKTYIVLIIALIVLVISFVIMTYGSYIGELANGSH
- a CDS encoding KTSC domain-containing protein → MKRINAYKKLFDVDQDTDLKKLKSKYRSLVKEWHPDKFQSDDEKFAEAEVKSREIIDAYHFLVSIAPETIEANLEEYTATTTESGIADYKHKGLLLEISFLDGTTYEYFGVPKNVFNKFINSDKQYRFAKRSIFNTYTYRKSKKDAVAA